From Longimicrobium sp., one genomic window encodes:
- a CDS encoding APC family permease — translation MHDETTTRSESSLVRALGVWGLAASIVNVTIGGGIFRLPASAASQLGGAAPLAYLVCAVAMGLIVLCFAQAGSRVALTGGPYAYVEVAFGPLPGFLAGVLLWVVGTFALAAVSTIFADSLGALIPALGGSAARVVVLLVIFAALAAVNVRGVKQGTTLNSVATVAKLLPLVLLLVVGAFAIRAPNLAWEGAPAAGDLARSSIVLIFAFAGIESALVPSGEVKNVARTIPRAIGLAMVTITTMYIGLHLVAQGVLGAALAKSGTPLADAAAVALGPWGRTLILVGAVVSMFGYVSGMTLAVPRALFALGRDGFLPRRLAAVHPRFHTPHVAIVVQSVIVLALAISGTFEQLAILANLSTLLLYAACALAAWELRRRNVQAGGIPFRVPAAGLVPFLALAVIAWLLTSIKRDEWMVVGGVIVVAVVIFYATAGARGARTAG, via the coding sequence ATGCACGACGAAACCACCACCCGCTCGGAGTCGAGCCTCGTTCGCGCGCTGGGGGTCTGGGGCCTGGCGGCCAGCATCGTGAACGTCACCATCGGCGGCGGCATCTTTCGCCTGCCCGCCAGCGCGGCGTCGCAGCTGGGCGGCGCCGCGCCCCTGGCGTACCTGGTGTGCGCCGTGGCCATGGGGCTGATCGTGCTGTGCTTCGCCCAGGCGGGGAGCCGGGTGGCGCTCACGGGCGGGCCGTACGCCTACGTCGAGGTGGCGTTCGGCCCGCTGCCGGGCTTTCTCGCGGGGGTGCTGCTCTGGGTGGTCGGCACGTTCGCCCTGGCGGCGGTCTCCACCATCTTCGCCGATTCGCTGGGCGCACTGATCCCGGCGCTGGGAGGCAGCGCGGCGCGGGTCGTGGTGCTGCTGGTGATCTTCGCCGCGCTGGCCGCGGTGAACGTCCGCGGCGTCAAGCAGGGCACCACGCTCAACTCCGTCGCGACGGTCGCCAAGCTCCTTCCGCTGGTGCTGCTGCTCGTCGTGGGCGCGTTCGCCATCCGCGCGCCCAACCTGGCGTGGGAGGGCGCGCCCGCGGCCGGCGACCTGGCCCGCAGCTCCATCGTGCTGATCTTCGCGTTCGCCGGCATCGAGAGCGCGCTGGTGCCCAGCGGCGAGGTGAAGAACGTGGCGCGCACCATTCCGCGCGCCATTGGGCTGGCGATGGTCACCATCACCACCATGTACATCGGCCTTCACCTGGTGGCGCAGGGGGTGCTGGGCGCCGCGCTGGCGAAGTCGGGCACCCCGCTGGCCGACGCGGCGGCGGTGGCGCTGGGGCCCTGGGGGCGCACGCTGATCCTGGTGGGCGCCGTGGTGTCGATGTTCGGCTACGTGAGCGGGATGACGTTGGCCGTGCCGCGCGCCCTGTTCGCGCTGGGCCGCGACGGGTTCCTTCCCCGGCGGCTGGCGGCGGTGCACCCGCGCTTCCACACGCCGCACGTGGCCATCGTGGTGCAGAGCGTGATCGTGCTGGCGCTGGCCATCTCGGGCACCTTCGAGCAGCTGGCCATCCTGGCCAATCTGTCGACGCTGCTGCTGTACGCCGCCTGTGCGCTGGCGGCGTGGGAGCTCAGGCGCCGCAACGTGCAGGCGGGCGGCATCCCCTTCCGCGTGCCCGCCGCCGGGCTGGTGCCCTTCCTGGCGCTGGCCGTCATCGCGTGGCTGCTGACTTCCATCAAGCGTGACGAGTGGATGGTCGTGGGCGGCGTGATCGTCGTCGCGGTGGTGATCTTCTACGCCACGGCCGGCGCGCGCGGGGCTCGAACGGCGGGGTAA